The Mycobacterium sp. 3519A genome contains a region encoding:
- a CDS encoding LLM class flavin-dependent oxidoreductase, with amino-acid sequence MKFGVDVPTCLAGMAYPVPFATADDVVRIAVEAEQLGYHEVSGNDHLSTQRFVREAWRQPPDYFEPLMMLATIAAKTSVVRLGTGILVLPMREPVLLAKQVATLDHISGGRVTLAVAAGGYRDEFESVVPDLADASRIDLMAEGIESLRILFERPRSTYEGKYRRFVDVESYPKPVQDPLPIFSGGNGNGALARAGERCQGWLPAKIGPAEIAAGRAEVAAYARAAGRDPAAVTIGLQTVVCIADTADEARDRLERSTFDLFRRSLKDTMMKGVDLDKYLADNLIGTPDDVCAKVVAFAEAGLDGFFATLFVADTVDEMVDQMRLFARYVLPAFGDMT; translated from the coding sequence ATGAAGTTCGGAGTCGACGTCCCCACATGCCTGGCCGGGATGGCGTACCCGGTGCCGTTCGCGACCGCAGACGACGTAGTCCGGATCGCAGTCGAGGCCGAGCAACTCGGCTATCACGAGGTGTCGGGCAACGATCACCTGAGCACCCAGCGGTTCGTCCGGGAGGCGTGGCGCCAGCCGCCCGACTACTTCGAACCGTTGATGATGCTGGCCACCATCGCGGCCAAGACGTCGGTGGTGCGACTGGGCACGGGCATTCTGGTGCTGCCGATGCGCGAGCCGGTGCTGCTGGCCAAGCAGGTCGCCACGCTGGACCACATCAGCGGCGGTCGTGTCACGCTGGCCGTCGCCGCGGGCGGATATCGCGACGAATTCGAAAGTGTGGTACCGGATCTCGCCGATGCGTCGCGCATCGACCTGATGGCCGAGGGCATCGAGTCGTTGCGGATCCTGTTCGAGCGGCCGCGATCCACCTACGAAGGGAAGTACCGCCGTTTCGTCGACGTCGAGTCGTATCCGAAGCCTGTGCAGGACCCCCTGCCGATCTTCTCCGGCGGCAACGGCAACGGTGCGCTTGCGCGGGCAGGTGAGCGCTGCCAGGGCTGGCTACCCGCGAAGATCGGTCCCGCGGAGATCGCCGCGGGCCGTGCCGAGGTGGCGGCGTATGCCCGTGCGGCGGGCCGTGATCCGGCGGCGGTGACGATCGGTCTGCAGACGGTTGTCTGCATCGCCGACACAGCGGACGAGGCGCGGGATCGGTTGGAACGCTCCACGTTCGATCTGTTTCGCCGGTCGCTGAAGGACACCATGATGAAGGGTGTCGACCTGGACAAGTACCTGGCCGACAACCTCATCGGCACTCCGGACGACGTCTGCGCCAAGGTGGTTGCCTTCGCTGAGGCCGGCCTGGACGGCTTCTTCGCGACGCTGTTCGTCGCCGACACCGTCGACGAAATGGTCGACCAGATGCGGCTTTTCGCGCGGTACGTGCTGCCTGCCTTCGGTGACATGACGTAA
- a CDS encoding tetratricopeptide repeat protein, with protein MSDGARALRIQLLIGFMCVALVVYFLMLGRIAMAFITSGRPAAIGLGIALMGLPLIGIWVMVSTLRAGLAHQRLARIAKDEGMELDVSSLPRMPSGRIERDAADTLFETVRHEVEDHPGDWRRWYRLARAYDYAGDRSRARETMRKAVEMQERERQQ; from the coding sequence ATGAGCGACGGGGCGCGCGCGTTGCGCATCCAGCTGCTGATCGGCTTCATGTGCGTGGCCCTGGTCGTCTACTTCCTCATGCTGGGCCGAATTGCGATGGCGTTCATCACTTCCGGCCGCCCGGCCGCGATCGGCCTCGGCATCGCGTTGATGGGGCTGCCGCTGATCGGCATCTGGGTGATGGTCAGCACGCTGCGCGCCGGTCTGGCCCACCAGCGATTGGCCCGCATCGCCAAGGACGAGGGCATGGAACTCGACGTCAGTTCGCTGCCGCGGATGCCGTCAGGGCGGATCGAGCGCGACGCCGCCGACACGCTGTTCGAGACGGTGCGCCACGAAGTCGAAGACCATCCCGGCGATTGGCGGCGCTGGTATCGACTGGCCCGCGCATACGACTACGCCGGTGACCGCAGCCGGGCCCGCGAGACCATGCGCAAGGCGGTCGAAATGCAGGAACGCGAGCGCCAACAGTGA
- a CDS encoding flavodoxin family protein, whose amino-acid sequence MQEMFEAVVNGATDPDIEGVEVVRRPALTVSPADVLAADGYLLGSPANLGYMSGALKHAFDVCYYPCLDTTRGRPFGLYLHGNEGTEGAENGVTAITTGLGWVKAAAYVRVSGKPSKDDLQACWELGATVAAQLMD is encoded by the coding sequence ATGCAGGAGATGTTCGAGGCGGTGGTCAACGGCGCCACCGATCCCGACATCGAAGGCGTCGAGGTGGTTCGGCGGCCTGCGTTGACGGTGTCGCCCGCCGACGTGCTGGCGGCCGACGGCTATCTGCTCGGCTCGCCGGCGAATCTCGGCTACATGAGCGGCGCACTCAAGCACGCGTTCGACGTCTGCTACTACCCGTGTCTGGACACCACGCGCGGCAGGCCCTTCGGTCTGTACCTGCACGGCAACGAAGGCACCGAAGGGGCCGAGAACGGCGTCACGGCGATCACGACCGGGCTCGGTTGGGTGAAAGCCGCTGCGTACGTTCGGGTGTCAGGCAAGCCGAGCAAAGACGATCTGCAGGCGTGCTGGGAACTCGGTGCGACGGTGGCCGCTCAGTTGATGGACTGA
- a CDS encoding LuxR C-terminal-related transcriptional regulator, with product MAIETIAIHRDMDSRHAPRATAHNGTAAVAVIDEHDAIHAAVQLWCHQAQPPIPFAGNYFSADQFLAEHPSAPAVGPVVLELQKYRNGVDFSALDRIVSRRHRVIVYSHFATDEVILTALDRGAVTYLTKAESKEHLIDAIRAAGTDTPYVGPRMALAMINDSTVGRANLAPREKEVLVAWFRTESKDLVARQLQIAPTTVRTHLQRVRAKYAAVGRPATTKAALVARAIQDGIVSVDDI from the coding sequence TTGGCCATCGAAACAATTGCGATCCACCGCGATATGGACAGCCGTCATGCACCGCGCGCGACAGCGCACAATGGCACGGCCGCGGTAGCGGTGATCGACGAACACGACGCCATCCACGCCGCAGTGCAACTGTGGTGCCATCAGGCGCAGCCGCCGATTCCGTTCGCGGGTAACTACTTTTCGGCTGATCAATTCCTCGCCGAGCACCCGTCCGCACCCGCGGTCGGCCCCGTCGTGCTCGAACTGCAGAAATACCGCAACGGCGTTGACTTCTCCGCGCTCGATCGCATCGTTTCGCGACGGCATCGGGTAATCGTCTACTCGCACTTCGCAACTGACGAGGTGATCCTGACGGCGTTGGACCGCGGCGCGGTCACCTACCTGACCAAGGCGGAGAGCAAGGAACACCTGATCGACGCGATACGGGCGGCCGGGACGGACACCCCCTACGTGGGTCCAAGGATGGCGCTGGCGATGATCAACGACAGCACCGTCGGCCGTGCGAATCTCGCGCCGCGGGAGAAGGAAGTGCTCGTCGCCTGGTTCCGCACCGAAAGCAAGGATCTGGTTGCGCGCCAGTTGCAGATCGCGCCGACCACCGTCCGGACGCATCTGCAGCGCGTGCGGGCCAAGTACGCGGCCGTGGGGCGGCCAGCCACCACCAAGGCCGCGCTGGTGGCGCGTGCCATCCAGGACGGCATCGTCAGCGTCGACGACATCTAG
- the dapB gene encoding 4-hydroxy-tetrahydrodipicolinate reductase — MRVGVLGAKGKVGATMVAAVESAADLTFTAGVDAGDPLTLFSDSQTQVVIDFTHPDVVMDNLKFLIDNGIHAVVGTTGFTDERLNQVNDWIDSTPGSAVLIAPNFAIGAVLSMHFAKQAARFFESAEVIELHHPQKADAPSGTAARTARLIAEARKGLPPNPDATSTGIEGARGADVDGIPVHSVRLAGLVAHQEVLFGTQGETLTIRHDSMDRTSFVPGVLLAVRTIGAHPGLTVGLEPFLDLT, encoded by the coding sequence ATGCGAGTCGGAGTACTGGGCGCCAAGGGCAAGGTCGGCGCGACGATGGTTGCGGCCGTCGAGTCCGCCGCCGACCTCACGTTCACTGCCGGAGTGGACGCCGGCGACCCGCTCACCCTGTTTTCCGACAGCCAAACCCAGGTCGTCATCGACTTCACCCATCCCGACGTGGTGATGGACAACCTGAAGTTTCTGATCGACAACGGGATTCACGCCGTCGTCGGCACCACCGGGTTCACCGACGAACGGCTGAACCAAGTCAACGACTGGATCGACAGCACACCCGGCAGTGCCGTGCTGATCGCCCCGAATTTTGCCATCGGCGCGGTGCTGTCCATGCATTTCGCCAAGCAGGCGGCGCGCTTCTTCGAATCCGCCGAAGTCATCGAACTGCACCATCCGCAGAAGGCCGACGCGCCGTCGGGCACCGCCGCCCGCACCGCCCGTCTCATCGCGGAGGCGCGAAAAGGCTTGCCGCCCAACCCCGATGCCACCAGCACCGGCATCGAAGGTGCGCGTGGCGCCGATGTGGACGGCATCCCGGTGCACTCCGTGCGGTTGGCCGGCCTGGTCGCGCATCAGGAAGTGCTGTTCGGCACGCAGGGGGAGACCCTGACGATCCGCCATGACAGCATGGACCGCACGTCGTTCGTTCCCGGCGTGCTGCTCGCGGTGCGCACAATCGGTGCACACCCCGGTCTCACAGTCGGGCTCGAGCCCTTCCTCGACTTGACATGA
- a CDS encoding pitrilysin family protein, giving the protein MPRPPAARSRALHRGAGADKSSDVVRRSTLPGGLRVVTEFIPAVRSASVGVWVGVGSRDEGRTVAGAAHFLEHLLFKGTPKRTAVDIAQAVDAVGGELNAFTAREHTCYYAHVLDTDLALAVDMVADVVLRGQCAGEDVEVERDVVLEEIAMRDDDPEDTLGDLFLSAMFTDHPVGRPVIGSVESISAMTRAQLHSFHVRRYTPERMVVAVAGNVDHDEVVALAREHFGPSMVRGRRPVPPRKGTGRVSGRPTLRVVNRDAEQTHLSLGVRTPGRHWDHRWALSVLNTALGGGLSSRLFQEIREMRGLAYSVYSTIDTFSDSGALSIYAACQPERFDEVVRVTTEVLETVARDGITESECRIAKGSMRGGLVLGLEDSGSRMNRIGRSELNYGEHRSIAHTLNKIDAVTLDEVNAVAHQLLSRPFGAAVLGPHRSKRSLPQPLRHIAG; this is encoded by the coding sequence ATGCCGCGACCGCCAGCAGCTAGGTCCCGGGCGCTGCATCGCGGCGCCGGCGCCGACAAATCGTCGGACGTCGTGCGCCGCAGCACGTTGCCCGGTGGCCTGCGAGTTGTCACAGAGTTCATTCCCGCGGTGCGTTCGGCATCGGTCGGTGTGTGGGTCGGCGTCGGATCGCGCGACGAGGGCCGCACGGTGGCCGGCGCCGCGCACTTCCTGGAACACTTGCTGTTCAAGGGAACTCCGAAACGCACGGCGGTCGACATCGCCCAGGCGGTCGACGCTGTCGGCGGTGAACTGAACGCGTTCACCGCCAGGGAGCACACCTGCTACTACGCCCACGTGCTCGACACCGACCTGGCGTTGGCCGTCGACATGGTCGCCGATGTGGTGCTGCGCGGCCAGTGTGCGGGCGAGGACGTCGAGGTCGAACGCGACGTCGTGCTCGAGGAAATCGCGATGCGCGACGACGACCCCGAGGACACCCTCGGCGACCTGTTCCTGTCCGCGATGTTCACCGACCATCCCGTCGGCCGTCCCGTGATCGGCAGCGTCGAGTCGATCTCGGCGATGACCCGCGCGCAACTGCATTCGTTTCATGTCCGCCGCTACACCCCGGAACGGATGGTCGTCGCGGTGGCAGGCAACGTCGACCACGACGAGGTCGTGGCGCTGGCGCGGGAACACTTCGGGCCCAGCATGGTTCGCGGTCGACGACCGGTGCCGCCGCGCAAGGGCACCGGCCGGGTGAGCGGGAGACCGACACTGCGGGTGGTCAATCGCGACGCCGAGCAAACCCACCTGTCGCTCGGGGTACGCACCCCAGGCAGACACTGGGATCACCGGTGGGCGCTGTCGGTGCTCAACACCGCGCTGGGTGGCGGCCTGAGTTCGCGTCTGTTCCAAGAGATCCGGGAGATGCGCGGGCTGGCGTACTCGGTGTACTCGACCATCGACACGTTCTCGGACAGCGGGGCGTTGTCGATCTACGCCGCATGTCAACCTGAGCGGTTCGACGAAGTGGTCCGGGTGACCACCGAAGTGCTCGAAACGGTTGCGCGCGACGGCATCACCGAATCCGAATGCCGAATCGCCAAGGGGTCCATGCGCGGCGGACTGGTGCTCGGCCTCGAAGATTCGGGTTCACGGATGAACCGGATCGGCCGCAGCGAACTCAACTACGGCGAACACCGCAGCATCGCGCACACGCTGAACAAAATCGACGCGGTCACTTTGGACGAGGTCAACGCCGTCGCGCACCAACTGCTGTCGCGTCCTTTCGGTGCCGCAGTGCTGGGCCCGCATCGGTCGAAACGGTCTCTGCCGCAGCCGCTTCGGCACATCGCGGGCTGA
- a CDS encoding helix-turn-helix transcriptional regulator, with protein sequence MLHGRAAELGQIRQLLAAARAGHSSMLVLAGETGSGKTALLEHAASAAEDFRVLRCAGVESEFELPFAALHVLLRDWLTRLAVLPPPQATALQSAFGLIDSPGADRFLTGLATLTLLSEAAAEQPLLCLIDDAQWVDRESREALLFAGRRLGEEGVVVLFAVHEHTTTDLRGLPMMAVGGIDDSAAAGLIAEHAADLTPQTRDRLIADARGNPLALIEFAAAAGAGQLTPAAPPMAAHRVLDSFGSQVDRLPPTTRLALLLAAAEGTGELGSVLGAGRRLGLGLEDFESAERRRLVRVGDDVVAFRHPLIRSAVYQRAPAADRVAVHRALADALGGHDDRRAWHLAAAAEGFDDEAADGLEAAALRADRRGGYAASAAAHERAAQLTADRLVRGDRLTAAAMSARDSGQLPRAAALAHEASALTEDARALAKLAWVRARLEFERGTPRHASEMVLAGAETVYGCDAEEAARMLIEVVRMAYFADAAPQLGRTAELIDAVPLAADHPLRPMLAASAILARLQSGEPDDQIPPLPPAVRAIQPEQLGMTVGNLAVHHAFLLMVIGDADEALAQTERMLVEARARGLIGGLPHILLQHAQAALVSGRLREALRAANEGVQIAEDTGQLHSAANLRGVVARITAMTGDEQTCVALAREAIHVGTERHSSSVGLAVLALAVLELGYGRYSAALERLASLPSLLRRHPTFAYLSPPEWAEAAARSGQPERAAEMMTAYLAWATHRDSPVVGANVHRCRALLGPDDEAEAHYRAAIRLYDGINRPMARARCELLYGEWLRRMRRRSESREPLRGALRVFDRIGARSWAERARAELRATGETVAALSEPGGAQLTPQELQVVRLAAAGLSNRDIGAQLFISPRTAGYHLYKAFPKLGVAGRHELASLDLSANTVI encoded by the coding sequence GTGCTGCACGGACGGGCGGCGGAGCTGGGCCAGATTCGACAACTGCTCGCCGCTGCCCGCGCCGGGCACAGTTCGATGCTGGTGCTCGCGGGCGAGACGGGCAGCGGTAAGACCGCCCTGCTGGAACATGCGGCTTCGGCAGCCGAGGACTTCCGGGTATTGCGATGTGCCGGAGTCGAATCCGAGTTCGAACTGCCGTTCGCGGCGCTACATGTGCTGCTCCGCGACTGGCTGACCCGACTGGCCGTGTTGCCACCCCCGCAGGCGACGGCATTGCAGTCCGCGTTCGGGTTGATCGACAGTCCCGGCGCCGACCGCTTCTTGACCGGGTTGGCCACCCTGACGCTGCTCTCCGAGGCCGCGGCGGAGCAGCCGCTGCTGTGCCTGATCGACGACGCCCAGTGGGTGGACCGCGAATCGCGGGAGGCGCTGCTCTTCGCGGGTCGGCGGCTTGGCGAGGAAGGCGTGGTCGTGTTGTTCGCGGTGCATGAGCACACGACGACGGACTTGCGCGGGCTGCCGATGATGGCGGTCGGCGGTATCGATGACTCGGCCGCCGCGGGGTTGATCGCCGAGCACGCGGCGGACCTCACGCCGCAGACGCGTGACCGATTGATCGCGGACGCGCGCGGAAACCCGTTGGCGCTCATCGAGTTCGCCGCCGCCGCAGGCGCCGGGCAGCTCACCCCCGCCGCACCGCCGATGGCCGCGCACCGGGTGCTCGACTCATTCGGTTCGCAGGTCGACCGGCTGCCGCCGACCACCAGGCTGGCCCTGTTGTTGGCGGCGGCGGAGGGGACCGGTGAGCTCGGGTCCGTGCTTGGTGCGGGACGTCGGCTAGGGCTGGGGCTCGAGGACTTCGAATCCGCCGAGCGCCGCCGCCTGGTCCGCGTCGGTGATGATGTCGTCGCGTTCCGGCACCCGTTGATCCGTTCGGCGGTCTATCAGCGCGCGCCCGCCGCCGATCGCGTTGCGGTGCATCGTGCGCTCGCCGATGCGCTTGGGGGACACGATGATCGGCGCGCCTGGCACCTCGCCGCCGCGGCGGAAGGATTCGACGACGAGGCCGCAGACGGGCTGGAAGCCGCCGCGCTGCGGGCCGACCGGCGCGGCGGATACGCGGCCAGCGCCGCCGCGCACGAACGGGCGGCGCAACTGACCGCAGACCGGCTGGTGCGCGGCGACCGACTGACCGCCGCCGCGATGAGCGCGCGCGACTCTGGTCAGCTACCCCGCGCCGCCGCGCTGGCACACGAGGCGTCTGCATTGACCGAAGATGCCAGGGCGTTGGCCAAGCTGGCCTGGGTCAGGGCCCGACTGGAGTTCGAACGCGGCACCCCCCGGCACGCGTCGGAGATGGTGCTGGCGGGTGCCGAGACGGTGTACGGCTGTGATGCCGAAGAGGCAGCCCGAATGCTGATCGAGGTGGTCCGGATGGCCTATTTCGCCGATGCCGCACCGCAACTCGGCCGTACCGCTGAGCTGATCGACGCGGTGCCACTGGCCGCCGATCATCCGCTGCGTCCGATGCTGGCGGCCAGCGCGATCCTTGCCCGGTTGCAGTCCGGCGAGCCCGACGACCAGATTCCGCCGCTGCCACCCGCGGTGCGCGCGATCCAGCCCGAACAGCTGGGAATGACGGTCGGCAATCTGGCCGTCCACCACGCGTTTCTGCTGATGGTCATCGGTGACGCCGACGAGGCGTTGGCACAGACCGAACGAATGCTGGTCGAAGCCCGCGCCCGCGGGCTGATCGGAGGATTGCCGCACATCCTGTTGCAGCATGCACAGGCGGCATTGGTCAGCGGCCGGCTCCGTGAGGCGTTGCGCGCCGCGAACGAGGGCGTGCAGATCGCAGAGGACACCGGCCAATTGCATTCTGCGGCGAACCTGCGCGGGGTCGTCGCGAGGATCACCGCGATGACCGGCGACGAGCAGACCTGCGTCGCATTGGCGCGAGAAGCGATACACGTTGGTACGGAACGGCATTCGTCCAGCGTCGGGTTGGCGGTACTCGCGCTGGCGGTGTTAGAACTCGGATACGGACGGTATTCGGCAGCGCTCGAGCGGCTGGCGTCGCTGCCCTCACTTCTGCGTCGGCATCCCACGTTCGCCTACCTGTCGCCGCCGGAATGGGCCGAGGCCGCGGCGCGCAGCGGGCAGCCCGAACGCGCCGCGGAGATGATGACGGCCTACCTGGCGTGGGCGACCCATCGCGACAGCCCCGTAGTCGGAGCCAACGTGCACCGCTGCCGCGCGCTGCTCGGACCCGACGACGAAGCAGAAGCTCACTACCGGGCGGCGATTCGGCTCTATGACGGCATCAACCGGCCGATGGCCAGGGCCCGCTGCGAACTGCTCTACGGGGAGTGGCTACGACGCATGCGGCGACGGTCGGAATCGCGCGAACCACTGCGCGGTGCGTTGCGGGTCTTCGACCGGATCGGTGCGCGGTCGTGGGCTGAACGCGCGCGGGCCGAACTGCGAGCGACCGGCGAGACCGTCGCTGCGCTCTCAGAACCCGGCGGCGCGCAACTGACCCCGCAGGAACTGCAGGTCGTGCGGCTTGCCGCGGCCGGTCTGTCCAACCGGGACATCGGGGCGCAGTTGTTCATCAGCCCGCGCACCGCCGGCTACCACCTGTACAAGGCATTCCCGAAGCTCGGCGTCGCGGGCAGGCACGAACTGGCCTCGCTCGACCTGTCCGCCAATACAGTCATCTGA
- the phoU gene encoding phosphate signaling complex protein PhoU, producing MRTAFHEQLDALAADIADICGMAGTAMERATQALLQADLVLAEDVISTHEAFAARIRKAEEAAITVLALQAPVAGDLRLVVSSLSNLADVDRMGALALHVAKLTRRRHPAKALPEEVNGYFTEMGRIAVDIGNSVKDVVQSGDPDRAAQLDDDDDDMDNLHRHLFTVLMDREWKHGVAAAVDVTLLGRYYERFADHAVEIGRRVIFQATGQPTE from the coding sequence ATGCGGACCGCGTTTCATGAGCAGCTCGACGCGCTAGCCGCCGACATCGCCGACATCTGCGGGATGGCGGGCACGGCGATGGAACGCGCGACGCAGGCCCTGCTGCAGGCGGACCTGGTGCTGGCCGAGGACGTCATCTCGACACATGAGGCGTTCGCGGCGCGGATCAGGAAGGCCGAGGAAGCGGCGATCACGGTCCTTGCGCTGCAGGCGCCGGTGGCAGGCGACCTGCGTTTGGTCGTCAGTTCGTTGTCCAACCTCGCCGACGTCGACCGGATGGGTGCGCTCGCATTGCACGTCGCCAAGTTGACGCGCCGCCGCCACCCCGCGAAGGCGTTGCCTGAGGAGGTCAACGGCTACTTCACCGAAATGGGGCGGATCGCGGTCGACATCGGCAACAGCGTGAAAGACGTTGTGCAGTCCGGTGATCCGGATCGGGCGGCGCAGCTCGACGATGACGACGACGACATGGACAACCTGCACCGGCACCTGTTCACCGTGCTGATGGACCGCGAGTGGAAACACGGGGTGGCCGCCGCCGTCGACGTGACGTTGCTGGGCCGCTACTACGAACGGTTCGCCGACCACGCCGTCGAGATCGGCCGCCGCGTCATCTTCCAGGCCACCGGTCAACCGACGGAATAG
- the bla gene encoding class A beta-lactamase: protein MTGLSRRSALLGGLALAAAAASTPKSALAQPPVADRIAALERRHNAYIGVFAVDLVGGRSFSHRGQQPFAMCSTFKAYAAGLVLQMVEQGQLTLDQQVFVDPAGVVANSPRTEPRAGGSMTLDELCQAALQVSDNTAGNLLLTTIGGPPAVTAFARSIGDQASRLDRWETELNSAIPGDPRDTSTPEALGGGYRTLLTGAALAPPQRQQLEDWMRANETSSMRAGLPQGWTSADKTGSGDYGTANDVGIAYGPEGQRLLLAMMTRSQLSDPQAASMRPEIGELTSLLVPELLA from the coding sequence ATGACCGGACTGTCTCGGCGCTCGGCGCTGCTCGGTGGACTGGCACTCGCGGCCGCGGCCGCATCGACGCCGAAAAGCGCGCTGGCCCAGCCGCCCGTCGCGGATCGGATCGCGGCGCTGGAGCGACGCCACAACGCCTACATCGGTGTGTTCGCCGTCGACCTCGTCGGCGGCCGGTCGTTCTCGCATCGCGGCCAGCAGCCCTTCGCCATGTGCTCCACTTTCAAGGCCTACGCCGCGGGGCTGGTGCTGCAGATGGTCGAGCAGGGTCAGCTGACGCTGGATCAGCAGGTGTTCGTCGACCCGGCAGGCGTCGTCGCCAACTCGCCGCGGACCGAGCCGAGGGCAGGCGGCAGCATGACTCTCGACGAGCTGTGCCAGGCCGCGCTGCAGGTCAGCGACAACACCGCGGGCAACCTGCTGCTGACCACCATCGGCGGGCCGCCGGCCGTCACGGCCTTCGCGCGCAGCATCGGCGACCAGGCCTCGCGGCTGGACCGCTGGGAGACCGAACTGAACTCCGCGATCCCCGGCGACCCGCGCGACACCAGCACGCCCGAAGCGCTCGGCGGCGGATATCGCACCCTGCTGACCGGTGCGGCGCTCGCTCCGCCGCAACGACAGCAACTCGAGGACTGGATGCGGGCGAACGAGACGTCGAGCATGCGGGCGGGCCTGCCCCAGGGGTGGACGAGTGCCGACAAGACCGGCAGCGGGGACTACGGCACGGCCAACGACGTCGGCATCGCCTACGGTCCCGAAGGTCAGCGGCTGCTGCTCGCGATGATGACGCGATCGCAGCTCAGCGACCCACAGGCCGCGAGTATGCGGCCGGAGATCGGTGAGCTCACCTCGCTGCTGGTACCCGAACTGCTTGCATAG
- a CDS encoding Lrp/AsnC family transcriptional regulator, producing MSEGSTKTVPSPARPSKDVRPVEIDDVDRRILTALHADARMSNSALADLVGVAASTCHGRVRRLQELGVIRGFYADIDPAALGLTLQAMISVSLQSNARGKIRNFIQHIRTRPQVMDVYFLAGADDFILHVAARDTDDLRAFVVENLNADADVAGTQTSLIFEHLRGASPL from the coding sequence ATGTCTGAAGGATCGACGAAAACTGTGCCCTCGCCGGCCCGGCCGTCGAAGGATGTTCGGCCGGTGGAGATCGACGACGTCGATCGGCGCATTCTGACGGCCCTGCACGCCGATGCGCGGATGTCGAACAGCGCGCTCGCCGACCTCGTGGGCGTCGCCGCGTCGACCTGCCATGGCAGGGTGCGCCGCCTTCAGGAGTTGGGCGTGATCCGCGGCTTCTATGCCGATATCGATCCGGCCGCGCTCGGATTGACGCTGCAGGCGATGATCTCCGTCAGCCTGCAGTCCAACGCCCGCGGGAAGATTCGCAATTTCATTCAGCACATCAGGACTCGGCCGCAGGTGATGGACGTGTACTTCCTGGCAGGGGCGGACGACTTCATCCTGCATGTCGCGGCGCGTGACACCGACGATCTGCGCGCGTTCGTGGTGGAGAACCTCAACGCCGACGCCGACGTGGCGGGCACCCAGACGTCGCTGATCTTCGAACATCTGCGTGGCGCCTCGCCGCTGTAG
- the ald gene encoding alanine dehydrogenase: protein MRVGIPTEIKNNEYRVAITPAGVAELVHRGHEVIVQSGAGEGSAITDADFKRAGAQLINSADQVWEEAELLLKVKEPIEAEYSRLRKGQTLFTYLHLAASKPCTDALLASGTTSIAYETVQTADGALPLLAPMSEVAGRLSAQVGAYHLMRTQGGRGVLMGGVPGVAPAKVVVIGGGMAGDNAAAVAWGMGAHVTVFDLNINILRKIDAEYGGAIETRYSSRLDLEEAVKQADLVIGAVLVPGAKAPKLVTNSTVAQMKSGAVLVDIAIDQGGCFEDSRPTTHDDPTFAVHDTLFYCVANMPGAVPRTSTYALTNATMPYVVKLADKGWQAACKADASLAKGLSTHEGALLSEQVAADLDLPFTDPASVLA from the coding sequence ATGCGCGTCGGAATCCCGACCGAGATCAAGAACAACGAATACCGCGTCGCCATCACCCCGGCCGGCGTCGCCGAGCTGGTCCACCGCGGTCACGAGGTGATCGTCCAGTCCGGTGCCGGCGAAGGCTCAGCCATCACCGACGCCGACTTCAAGCGCGCGGGTGCGCAGCTGATCAACAGCGCGGACCAGGTCTGGGAAGAAGCCGAACTGCTGCTCAAGGTCAAGGAGCCGATCGAGGCCGAATACTCACGACTGCGCAAGGGCCAGACACTCTTCACCTACCTGCATCTCGCGGCGTCCAAGCCGTGCACCGATGCACTGCTCGCGTCCGGCACCACGTCGATCGCCTACGAGACCGTGCAGACCGCCGACGGAGCGCTGCCCCTGCTGGCTCCGATGAGCGAGGTCGCCGGGCGTCTGTCGGCACAGGTCGGCGCGTACCACCTGATGCGCACCCAGGGCGGTCGCGGCGTCCTGATGGGCGGTGTCCCCGGTGTCGCTCCGGCCAAGGTCGTGGTGATCGGCGGCGGAATGGCAGGCGACAACGCCGCTGCCGTCGCCTGGGGTATGGGCGCACACGTCACCGTGTTCGACCTCAACATCAACATTCTGCGCAAGATCGACGCCGAGTACGGCGGCGCCATCGAGACCCGCTACTCGTCGAGGTTGGATCTGGAGGAAGCGGTCAAGCAGGCAGACTTGGTCATCGGCGCCGTATTGGTGCCGGGCGCGAAGGCGCCCAAGCTGGTGACGAATTCGACTGTCGCTCAGATGAAGTCGGGTGCAGTACTGGTCGATATCGCGATCGACCAGGGCGGTTGCTTCGAGGATTCGCGGCCGACCACCCACGACGACCCGACGTTCGCCGTGCACGACACGCTGTTCTACTGCGTGGCCAACATGCCGGGCGCGGTGCCCCGCACGTCGACCTACGCATTGACCAACGCCACCATGCCGTACGTGGTGAAGTTGGCCGACAAGGGTTGGCAGGCGGCCTGCAAGGCCGATGCCTCGCTGGCCAAGGGCCTGTCCACGCACGAGGGCGCACTGCTCTCCGAGCAGGTGGCGGCCGATCTCGACCTACCGTTCACCGACCCGGCCTCAGTGCTGGCCTGA